Proteins encoded in a region of the Corallococcus caeni genome:
- a CDS encoding dipeptide epimerase: MASPLSFRTVELPLRHAWTIARGTSTVKRNVFVEVRSGGHVGYGEAAPNVRYGESWETVEAALHKLAPVLEGRDLRCFRDVSEAVDAALPDNPAAKAAVDLALHDWAGKVMGMPLYRMLGVDPARQPVTSMSIGIDVPETLAVKVREAADFPVLKVKLGADRVREVFGTVRALTAQTIRVDANEAWKPDEALAHIQWLSTQGVELVEQPLPAADVEGAKWLRARSPLPLVADESLTKASDVPKLAEGFHGINVKLQKSGGIREALRIIETARACGLKVMLGCMVETGLGIAAGAHLAPLVDWVDLDGNLLLAEDPYRAHPVVQGRIQLGEGAGLGVEPR, encoded by the coding sequence ATGGCCTCGCCGTTGAGCTTTCGCACCGTGGAACTGCCGCTGCGTCACGCCTGGACCATTGCCCGGGGCACGAGCACGGTGAAGCGCAACGTGTTCGTGGAGGTGCGCTCCGGAGGGCACGTGGGCTACGGCGAGGCCGCCCCCAACGTGCGCTACGGCGAGTCGTGGGAGACGGTGGAGGCCGCGCTCCACAAGCTGGCTCCGGTGCTGGAGGGCCGCGACCTGCGCTGCTTCCGTGACGTGTCCGAGGCCGTGGACGCGGCGCTGCCGGACAACCCCGCGGCGAAGGCGGCGGTGGACCTGGCGCTGCACGACTGGGCGGGCAAGGTGATGGGCATGCCGCTGTACCGGATGCTGGGCGTGGACCCCGCGCGCCAGCCGGTGACGTCCATGTCCATTGGCATCGACGTGCCGGAGACGCTCGCGGTGAAGGTGCGCGAGGCGGCGGACTTCCCGGTGCTGAAGGTGAAGCTGGGCGCGGACCGGGTGCGGGAGGTGTTCGGCACGGTGCGCGCGCTGACGGCGCAGACCATCCGCGTGGACGCCAACGAAGCCTGGAAGCCGGACGAAGCCCTGGCGCACATCCAGTGGCTGTCCACGCAGGGCGTGGAGTTGGTGGAGCAGCCGCTGCCCGCGGCGGACGTGGAGGGCGCGAAGTGGCTGCGCGCGCGCTCGCCGCTGCCGCTGGTGGCGGACGAGTCGCTGACGAAGGCGTCGGACGTGCCGAAGCTGGCGGAGGGCTTCCACGGCATCAACGTGAAGCTCCAGAAGAGCGGCGGCATCCGTGAAGCGCTGCGCATCATCGAGACGGCGCGCGCGTGCGGCCTGAAGGTGATGCTGGGCTGCATGGTGGAGACGGGGCTGGGCATCGCGGCGGGCGCGCACCTGGCGCCGCTGGTGGACTGGGTGGACCTGGACGGCAACCTGCTGCTCGCCGAAGACCCGTACCGCGCGCATCCGGTGGTGCAGGGCCGCATCCAGCTGGGGGAAGGCGCGGGCCTGGGTGTGGAGCCCCGGTGA
- a CDS encoding HEAT repeat domain-containing protein, translated as MAEVRPIIGMGGMTEIISDKAELAKGAALFDGKQLTNLSRYENRLFADAAGSGATPYKVSLVFGESRSDVKGRCSCMAARSRPFCKHAAALLVAWARAPQAFVTAEAAPAAPAGSGGARKSVKKGKAETGDLMKAGVAQVSTLVRELGLSGVASLGAERPEQVRALGEALRANGLRRLSARAVELAGLLDAAASRTGTFEAPVYTDLVADMLLTARKVEKHLGGDALEARHVEELIGKTWTKKDRTPVTGLTLVEYAFSSKVTADRFMVRESRFVDLVSGGHYSEKQILPATLKTVAPKKSHAGYVLQGAQGNQYPGFAPHRLDLEEWTGGAPVDRAVLERLVEVALPDVGAVMTAFQEHRKDVFAPDLLPVAVRVETLLASGTRSQFVDGSGRGLFLPVDSSLEEPLSSALEDSRLVAVLGDVGLEAALPTLFPTAVVVRTPEGLDLRTLGRSEDAPVSPRRRGRVRAPTAPNALPRSGWAEAARAAGASRAAIALAEVRDELADAFASGLSAVSPRTVEPLVSRLKELGLEKPGALLEALAQRADPAERLDDFIKVYQVLGIALVRLSGAVQVDLAGLEAVPTHPSIHVHRPEEVLSPGEAMVRRARGELTRYEAAAHAARYYAGLGSDALMRELYPAWSDGSASAFVARTVAARGEEALVVVRGALNERHSRMVRRTAIRVLGAMGGVQARRELDALTRGGHDMGLRLYARETLEDVQARETGEKAVAELARRRKDKAVPLMQAALSETTKDARGAAVAMLADLGTVAMPVLRQVLHSDPSREVRREAAEALARLGDAEVLDRFIDMVQGRGHDDVEAKHAVYALGMLGDVRGAEALLLAFADGWKPGVVAEAMRALGLALLRPALNLAETRPEVLERQALRGLFEAFEPPLLAKELLARVVRSLPHVDLLTRAAAYLKVAAVNPAVGKVVAARLMEVPAVAEDKALARAAKKLL; from the coding sequence ATGGCTGAGGTGCGGCCCATCATCGGGATGGGCGGGATGACGGAGATCATCAGCGACAAGGCGGAGCTGGCCAAGGGCGCGGCCCTGTTCGACGGCAAGCAGCTCACCAACCTGTCGCGCTACGAGAACCGCCTGTTCGCGGACGCGGCGGGCTCCGGGGCGACGCCGTACAAGGTGTCGCTGGTGTTCGGCGAGTCGCGCTCGGACGTGAAGGGGCGGTGCTCGTGCATGGCGGCGCGCTCGCGCCCCTTCTGCAAGCACGCGGCGGCGCTGCTGGTGGCGTGGGCCCGGGCGCCGCAGGCCTTCGTGACGGCGGAGGCGGCCCCGGCGGCTCCGGCCGGTTCGGGCGGCGCCAGGAAGAGCGTGAAGAAGGGCAAGGCGGAGACGGGCGACCTGATGAAGGCGGGCGTGGCGCAGGTGTCCACGCTGGTGCGCGAGCTGGGTCTGTCGGGCGTGGCGTCGCTGGGTGCCGAGCGGCCGGAGCAGGTGCGCGCGCTGGGTGAGGCGCTCCGGGCCAACGGCCTGCGGCGGCTGTCCGCGCGGGCGGTGGAGCTGGCGGGCCTCCTGGACGCGGCGGCCTCGCGCACGGGCACCTTCGAGGCGCCGGTGTACACGGACCTGGTGGCGGACATGCTGCTCACCGCGCGCAAGGTGGAGAAGCACCTGGGCGGCGACGCGCTGGAGGCCCGCCACGTCGAGGAGCTGATTGGCAAGACGTGGACGAAGAAGGACCGGACGCCCGTCACGGGGCTGACGCTGGTGGAGTACGCGTTCTCCTCCAAGGTGACGGCGGACCGGTTCATGGTCCGCGAGAGCCGCTTCGTGGACCTGGTGTCGGGCGGCCACTACAGCGAGAAGCAGATCCTCCCCGCCACCCTCAAGACGGTGGCGCCCAAGAAGAGCCACGCGGGCTACGTGCTCCAGGGAGCGCAGGGCAACCAGTACCCGGGCTTCGCGCCGCACCGGCTGGACCTGGAGGAGTGGACGGGCGGCGCTCCGGTGGACAGGGCCGTGCTGGAGCGGCTGGTGGAGGTGGCGCTGCCGGACGTGGGCGCGGTGATGACGGCCTTCCAGGAGCACCGCAAGGACGTGTTCGCGCCGGACCTGCTGCCGGTGGCCGTGCGGGTGGAGACGCTGCTCGCCAGCGGGACGCGCTCCCAGTTCGTGGACGGCTCGGGACGCGGACTCTTCCTGCCCGTGGACTCCTCGCTGGAGGAGCCGCTGTCGAGCGCGCTGGAGGACTCGAGGCTGGTGGCGGTGCTGGGCGACGTGGGCCTGGAGGCGGCGCTGCCCACGCTTTTCCCCACCGCCGTGGTGGTGCGGACACCGGAGGGGCTGGACCTGCGCACGCTGGGGCGTTCGGAGGACGCGCCCGTGTCGCCCCGGCGGCGCGGCCGCGTGCGGGCCCCCACCGCGCCGAACGCGCTGCCTCGCAGCGGGTGGGCGGAGGCGGCCCGGGCGGCGGGCGCGTCGCGGGCGGCCATCGCGCTGGCGGAGGTGCGCGACGAGCTGGCGGACGCGTTCGCCAGCGGCCTTTCGGCGGTGAGCCCCCGGACGGTGGAGCCGCTGGTGTCGCGGCTGAAGGAGCTGGGGCTGGAGAAGCCGGGCGCGCTGCTGGAGGCGCTGGCGCAGCGGGCGGACCCGGCGGAGCGGCTGGACGACTTCATCAAGGTGTACCAGGTGCTGGGCATCGCGCTGGTGCGGCTGTCCGGCGCGGTGCAGGTGGACCTGGCCGGGCTTGAGGCCGTGCCCACGCACCCGAGCATCCACGTGCACCGGCCGGAGGAGGTGCTGAGCCCGGGCGAGGCGATGGTGCGCCGGGCGCGCGGGGAGCTGACGCGCTACGAGGCGGCGGCGCACGCGGCGCGCTACTACGCGGGCCTGGGGTCGGACGCGCTGATGCGGGAGCTCTACCCGGCGTGGAGCGATGGCTCGGCGAGCGCCTTCGTGGCGCGCACGGTGGCGGCGCGTGGAGAGGAGGCCCTCGTCGTCGTGCGGGGCGCGCTGAACGAGCGCCACAGCCGCATGGTGCGCCGCACCGCCATCCGCGTGCTGGGCGCGATGGGCGGGGTGCAGGCGAGGCGGGAGCTGGACGCGTTGACGCGCGGGGGGCACGACATGGGCCTGCGCCTGTACGCGCGGGAGACGCTGGAGGACGTGCAGGCCCGGGAGACGGGGGAGAAGGCCGTGGCGGAGCTGGCGCGGCGCCGCAAGGACAAGGCGGTGCCGCTGATGCAGGCGGCGCTGTCAGAGACGACGAAGGACGCGCGCGGGGCGGCGGTGGCCATGCTGGCGGACCTGGGCACGGTGGCCATGCCCGTGCTGCGCCAGGTGCTGCACTCGGACCCGTCGCGCGAGGTGCGGCGCGAGGCGGCGGAGGCGCTGGCCCGGCTGGGGGACGCGGAGGTGCTCGACCGGTTCATCGACATGGTGCAGGGCCGCGGCCACGACGACGTGGAGGCGAAGCACGCCGTGTACGCGCTGGGCATGCTGGGCGACGTGCGCGGCGCGGAGGCCCTGCTGCTGGCGTTCGCGGACGGGTGGAAGCCCGGCGTCGTCGCGGAGGCGATGCGCGCGCTGGGGCTGGCCCTGCTTCGGCCCGCGCTGAACCTGGCGGAGACGCGTCCGGAGGTGCTGGAGCGGCAGGCGCTGCGCGGCCTCTTCGAGGCCTTCGAGCCGCCCCTCCTGGCGAAGGAGCTGCTCGCCCGCGTGGTCAGGTCCCTGCCGCATGTGGACCTGCTCACGCGCGCGGCGGCGTACCTCAAGGTCGCGGCCGTGAACCCCGCGGTGGGCAAGGTCGTGGCCGCGCGCCTCATGGAGGTTCCCGCCGTGGCCGAGGACAAGGCCCTGGCCAGGGCGGCGAAGAAGCTGCTGTGA
- a CDS encoding serine hydrolase, with protein MRTVWLWVGLVAMSGCATTQDAPVPRESLKTVVESLAGEAARLSPGTDLSLAVMDLRTGETASVSGLEPHISASSAKVFWVAAALEQRDLTAVAPLAEKVFRTSDNEASGEVIDLVGGPDAINVYLQKLGLKHTALTKWNYGRERWATNSPRVMGRDNYFCADDMVSFLARLERQELLEKEPTARLLKWMELTPRDGCGGWLGTRLPANARASLQHKGGWLPPGCCGDDARYNVLNEVGVVTLPDGGRYAVAILASRGPDWPKQAFFVERASCVLYRHLAKDVTLDCGEALVKAGGPAPVVLEPGAPAPNYDCE; from the coding sequence ATGCGGACGGTGTGGCTCTGGGTGGGGCTCGTGGCGATGAGCGGTTGCGCGACGACGCAGGACGCGCCCGTGCCCCGGGAGTCCCTGAAGACGGTGGTGGAGTCGCTGGCGGGCGAGGCCGCGCGCCTGTCCCCCGGAACGGACCTGTCGCTGGCGGTGATGGACCTGCGCACGGGGGAGACGGCGAGCGTCTCCGGCCTGGAGCCGCACATCTCCGCCAGCTCCGCGAAGGTGTTCTGGGTCGCGGCGGCGCTGGAGCAGCGGGACCTGACGGCGGTGGCGCCGCTCGCGGAGAAGGTGTTCCGCACGTCGGACAACGAGGCGTCCGGAGAGGTCATCGACCTGGTGGGCGGACCGGATGCCATCAATGTCTATCTTCAGAAGCTGGGCCTGAAGCACACGGCGCTGACGAAGTGGAACTACGGCCGGGAGCGCTGGGCGACGAACTCTCCGCGCGTGATGGGGCGGGACAACTACTTTTGCGCGGACGACATGGTGTCCTTCCTGGCGCGGTTGGAGCGGCAGGAGCTGCTGGAGAAGGAGCCCACGGCGCGGCTGCTGAAGTGGATGGAGTTGACGCCTCGCGACGGCTGCGGCGGCTGGCTGGGGACGCGCCTGCCCGCGAACGCTCGCGCGTCGCTCCAGCACAAGGGTGGGTGGTTGCCGCCGGGCTGCTGTGGTGATGACGCGCGCTACAACGTGCTCAACGAGGTGGGGGTGGTGACGCTGCCGGACGGTGGGCGGTACGCCGTGGCCATCCTGGCCTCGCGAGGACCGGACTGGCCGAAGCAGGCGTTCTTCGTGGAGCGCGCGTCGTGTGTCCTGTACCGGCACCTGGCGAAGGACGTGACGCTGGACTGCGGTGAAGCGCTGGTAAAGGCAGGAGGACCGGCGCCGGTCGTCCTGGAGCCCGGTGCGCCCGCGCCGAACTACGACTGCGAATGA
- a CDS encoding VWA domain-containing protein: MSVDPKDLDPKDRDALLRWRLALGPEAEKTGSCPSLSSLGASADTVDLKGDDLEGLDDALSFVYGERSAGRGGSKPYLPKWLGALRDFFQDDVIALVQKDAIEKKGLTQLLFEPETLPFLDKNLELVTTLVSARGLIPEQAKDTARAIIREVVEDLRKKLESPLRTAVLGALRRDRTSPIPIARNIDWRRTIRSNLKGWDPERKRLIPERFYFWPNQRRHHEWDVTLVVDQSGSMAESVVYSSVMAAIFASLDVLRTSLVLFDTEIVDMTPVLADPVEVLFSAQLGGGTDINRAVAYAQEHYVRRPEKTLFILITDLYEGGNAEELVARLRQLVDSRSKVLCLLALSDSGRPSYDHAMAEQLTALGIPCFGCTPRKLVDVVERVMRNQDLAPLLASDDKKGERHG; the protein is encoded by the coding sequence ATGAGCGTGGACCCCAAGGACCTGGACCCGAAGGACCGCGACGCGCTGTTGCGCTGGCGGCTGGCGCTGGGCCCGGAGGCGGAGAAGACGGGCTCCTGCCCTTCCCTGAGTTCGCTGGGCGCCAGCGCGGACACCGTGGACCTGAAGGGCGACGACCTGGAGGGGCTGGATGACGCGCTCTCCTTCGTCTACGGCGAGCGCTCGGCGGGGCGGGGCGGCTCCAAGCCGTATCTGCCCAAGTGGCTGGGCGCGCTGCGCGACTTCTTCCAGGACGACGTCATCGCGCTGGTGCAGAAGGACGCCATCGAGAAGAAGGGGCTCACGCAGCTGCTCTTCGAACCGGAGACGCTGCCCTTCCTGGACAAGAACCTGGAGCTGGTGACGACGCTGGTGAGCGCCCGGGGGCTCATCCCGGAGCAGGCCAAGGACACCGCGCGCGCCATCATCCGCGAGGTGGTGGAGGACCTGCGCAAGAAGCTGGAGTCCCCGCTGCGCACGGCGGTGCTGGGGGCGCTGCGCAGGGACAGGACGAGCCCCATCCCCATCGCGCGCAACATCGACTGGCGCCGGACCATCCGCTCCAACCTGAAGGGCTGGGACCCGGAGAGAAAGCGCCTCATCCCGGAGCGCTTCTACTTCTGGCCCAACCAGCGCCGTCACCACGAGTGGGACGTGACGCTGGTGGTGGACCAGTCCGGCTCCATGGCGGAGAGCGTGGTGTACAGCTCCGTGATGGCGGCCATCTTCGCGTCGCTGGACGTGCTGCGCACGAGCCTGGTGCTGTTCGACACGGAGATCGTCGACATGACGCCCGTGCTGGCGGACCCGGTGGAGGTCCTCTTCTCCGCGCAGCTGGGCGGCGGCACGGACATCAACCGGGCGGTGGCCTACGCGCAGGAGCACTACGTGCGCCGGCCGGAGAAGACGCTCTTCATCCTCATCACCGACCTGTACGAGGGCGGCAACGCGGAGGAGCTGGTGGCCCGGCTGCGGCAGCTGGTGGACTCACGCTCCAAGGTGCTGTGCCTGCTGGCGCTGTCGGACAGCGGGCGGCCGTCGTACGACCACGCGATGGCGGAGCAGCTCACCGCGCTGGGGATCCCGTGCTTCGGGTGCACGCCGCGCAAGCTGGTGGACGTGGTGGAGCGGGTGATGCGCAACCAGGACCTGGCGCCGCTGCTCGCGTCCGACGACAAGAAGGGGGAGCGTCATGGCTGA
- a CDS encoding M20/M25/M40 family metallo-hydrolase, with amino-acid sequence MRLLPLLAVFFALGPSHAASSRPAPRDELRTLLAELVAADTSNPPGNETAAARVAAKWLREAGIESELIEPSPGRGNLLVRLKGSGKGRPVLVLAHLDTVPAVKAEWATDPWTLTEKDGLLYGRGVQDNKGMAAASILALRRLKQEGGARSRDILLYLGADEEVGSGQGLDWMMEHRPELKEAEFALNEGGLTELSPDRKEVRFVALQAAERVSRNVTLKATGPGGHSSAPPVDAGPLVRVAAAVARVGALTFPAHLTPAARLHVQGRAPTTPGELGEALRRIAAAPDAPPEDAVATVARLEPALGAVLRTTCVPTVFKAGTRSNVIPATAEATVNCRLLPDADPKAVRERIVAAVNDKDIEVEMDVSPPDSPMSPVGDNAMFRAVKAAAAKVWPKAPVLPRMSTGTTESATLRRAGIHAYGIDLFALTPDDARTAHAPNERVPVASLQPGAEFVYLTLKHLTR; translated from the coding sequence ATGCGTCTCCTGCCCCTCCTCGCCGTGTTTTTCGCGCTGGGTCCAAGCCACGCCGCGTCATCCCGTCCCGCGCCCAGGGACGAGCTGCGGACGCTGCTCGCGGAGCTCGTCGCCGCGGACACGTCCAACCCGCCCGGCAACGAGACGGCCGCGGCCCGGGTGGCGGCGAAGTGGCTGCGTGAGGCGGGCATCGAGTCGGAGCTCATCGAGCCCTCGCCCGGGCGCGGGAATCTCCTGGTGCGCTTGAAGGGCAGCGGCAAGGGGAGGCCGGTGCTCGTGCTCGCGCACCTGGACACGGTGCCGGCGGTGAAGGCCGAGTGGGCCACCGACCCGTGGACGCTCACGGAGAAGGACGGCCTGCTTTATGGACGCGGAGTGCAGGACAACAAGGGCATGGCGGCGGCGAGCATCCTCGCGCTGCGCCGGCTGAAGCAGGAGGGCGGCGCGCGCTCGCGCGACATCCTGTTGTACCTGGGCGCGGACGAGGAGGTGGGCTCCGGGCAGGGGTTGGACTGGATGATGGAGCACCGCCCGGAGCTGAAGGAGGCGGAGTTCGCGCTCAACGAAGGCGGCCTCACGGAGCTGTCGCCGGACCGCAAGGAGGTGCGCTTCGTGGCGCTCCAGGCCGCGGAGCGCGTGTCCCGCAACGTGACGCTCAAGGCCACGGGCCCTGGAGGCCACTCGTCCGCGCCGCCCGTGGACGCGGGGCCCCTGGTGCGGGTGGCCGCGGCCGTGGCGCGAGTGGGCGCCCTCACCTTCCCCGCGCACCTGACGCCCGCCGCGCGGCTCCACGTGCAGGGCCGAGCGCCGACGACGCCCGGGGAGCTGGGAGAAGCGCTGCGCCGCATCGCCGCCGCGCCGGACGCGCCGCCCGAGGACGCGGTGGCCACCGTGGCGAGGCTGGAGCCCGCGCTGGGCGCCGTGCTGCGCACCACCTGCGTGCCCACGGTGTTCAAGGCCGGCACGCGCTCCAACGTGATTCCCGCGACGGCCGAGGCCACCGTGAACTGCCGTCTGCTGCCGGACGCGGACCCCAAGGCCGTGCGCGAGCGCATCGTCGCGGCCGTGAACGACAAGGACATCGAGGTGGAGATGGACGTGTCGCCGCCGGACTCGCCCATGTCGCCCGTGGGGGACAACGCGATGTTCCGCGCGGTGAAGGCCGCCGCGGCGAAGGTGTGGCCGAAGGCGCCGGTGCTGCCGCGCATGTCCACCGGCACCACCGAGTCCGCCACGCTGCGCCGCGCGGGCATCCACGCCTACGGCATCGACCTCTTCGCGCTGACGCCGGACGACGCGCGCACCGCGCACGCGCCCAACGAGCGCGTCCCGGTGGCGTCGCTCCAGCCCGGCGCGGAGTTCGTCTACCTCACCCTCAAGCACTTGACGCGCTGA
- a CDS encoding class I SAM-dependent methyltransferase, with the protein MTDPAPPPEPSPRRDDAQDEFELPFLQRLSLQLQGIVIAVVLRVTDLLLLLLRPRLLKPYLGLWWQRILRTPYAARRTFEMARALQATGQSFRELMYGETPLVTALAFLKKAGVGRGSRVVDLGAGRGRVLLAARWWGAGAHGVELLADHVARVAPWLGPAGITLTVGDMTREPLADATHIFCNWVAFSPETKARLVAHLRTCTPGTRIITVTRPIHAEGFTSHTSHWMLFTWGFEKVWLQEYRPKALPAAP; encoded by the coding sequence ATGACGGATCCCGCGCCGCCTCCCGAGCCTTCACCGCGCCGCGACGACGCGCAGGACGAGTTCGAGCTGCCGTTCCTCCAGCGGCTGTCGCTGCAACTGCAGGGCATCGTCATCGCCGTCGTGCTGCGCGTCACCGACCTGCTGCTGCTCCTCCTGCGTCCCCGGCTCCTGAAGCCGTACCTGGGGCTGTGGTGGCAGCGCATCCTTCGCACGCCCTACGCCGCGCGGCGCACCTTCGAGATGGCGCGAGCGCTCCAGGCCACGGGCCAGTCGTTCCGCGAGCTGATGTACGGCGAGACGCCGCTGGTGACGGCGCTGGCGTTCCTCAAGAAGGCAGGCGTGGGGCGCGGCAGCCGTGTGGTGGACCTGGGCGCGGGGCGGGGCCGCGTGCTACTCGCGGCGCGCTGGTGGGGCGCGGGGGCGCATGGCGTGGAGCTGCTCGCGGACCACGTGGCGCGCGTGGCGCCGTGGCTCGGGCCCGCGGGCATCACGCTCACCGTGGGCGACATGACCCGCGAGCCGCTGGCGGACGCGACGCACATCTTCTGCAACTGGGTGGCGTTCAGCCCGGAGACGAAGGCGCGGCTCGTCGCCCACCTGCGCACGTGCACCCCCGGCACGCGCATCATCACCGTCACCCGCCCCATCCATGCGGAGGGCTTCACCAGCCACACCTCCCACTGGATGCTCTTCACCTGGGGCTTCGAGAAGGTATGGCTTCAGGAATACCGCCCCAAGGCCCTCCCCGCGGCGCCATGA
- a CDS encoding DUF819 family protein, whose protein sequence is MTPPLIQDPMAVLAVLLAVLAGLYALQRYPAVERFFNVVPLLVFAYFVPTLLSNTGVIPTQSELYRFTRVYLLPASLVLLVLSVDLPAIARLGRNAVGVFLAGSLGIMVGGPLAYLALGWLVPAELGDQAWKGLAALSGSWIGGSANFVAIGQSVGALDSTLSMLVVVDVGVSNVWTAVLLSFAGREKAMDESIGADRTALDRVREESARIQAATARPASLSDLLSMLAVAFGVTVACTALAKKLPDLGNVVTGFTWVVLLVTTVGVVLSFTPVRRLEGAGASRLGSLFLYLLVATIGAQAEFRRLWDAPALVAVGAVWMCIHAAVTMGARRWLKAPVFFAAVGSQANVGGTASASVVAAAFHPALAPVGVLLAVLGYVLGTYCGLVTALMLEQVHRLIH, encoded by the coding sequence GTGACGCCACCGCTCATCCAGGATCCGATGGCGGTGCTCGCCGTGCTGCTCGCGGTGCTGGCGGGGCTGTATGCCTTGCAGCGCTACCCGGCGGTGGAGCGGTTCTTCAACGTCGTGCCGCTGCTGGTGTTCGCGTACTTCGTGCCGACGCTGCTGTCGAACACGGGCGTCATCCCCACGCAGTCTGAGCTGTACCGCTTCACGCGCGTGTACCTGCTGCCCGCGAGCCTGGTGCTGCTGGTGCTGTCGGTGGACCTGCCCGCCATCGCGAGGCTGGGGCGCAACGCGGTGGGCGTCTTCCTGGCGGGGTCGCTGGGCATCATGGTGGGCGGGCCGCTCGCGTATCTGGCCCTGGGGTGGCTGGTGCCGGCGGAGCTGGGGGACCAGGCGTGGAAGGGATTGGCGGCGCTCAGCGGGTCGTGGATTGGCGGCAGCGCGAACTTCGTGGCGATTGGCCAGAGCGTGGGCGCGCTGGACAGCACGTTGAGCATGCTGGTGGTGGTGGACGTGGGCGTGTCCAACGTGTGGACGGCGGTGCTGCTGTCCTTCGCCGGGCGTGAGAAGGCGATGGATGAGAGCATCGGCGCGGACCGGACGGCGCTGGACCGGGTGCGCGAGGAGTCCGCGCGGATCCAAGCGGCGACCGCCCGGCCCGCAAGCCTGTCGGATTTGCTGTCGATGCTGGCGGTGGCGTTCGGCGTGACGGTGGCGTGCACGGCGCTGGCGAAGAAGCTGCCGGACCTGGGCAACGTGGTGACGGGCTTCACGTGGGTGGTGCTGCTGGTGACGACGGTGGGCGTGGTGCTGTCGTTCACGCCGGTGCGCAGGCTGGAGGGCGCGGGGGCGAGCCGGCTGGGCTCGCTCTTCCTGTACCTGCTGGTGGCGACGATTGGCGCGCAGGCGGAGTTCCGGCGGTTGTGGGACGCGCCCGCGCTGGTGGCGGTGGGGGCGGTGTGGATGTGCATCCACGCGGCGGTGACGATGGGCGCGCGGCGCTGGCTGAAGGCGCCGGTGTTCTTCGCGGCGGTGGGGTCGCAGGCGAACGTGGGAGGCACGGCCTCCGCGTCCGTGGTGGCGGCGGCCTTCCATCCCGCGCTCGCGCCGGTGGGCGTGCTGCTCGCGGTGCTGGGATACGTGCTGGGCACGTACTGTGGGCTGGTGACGGCGTTGATGCTGGAGCAGGTGCACCGGCTGATTCACTGA